The proteins below are encoded in one region of Spirochaetota bacterium:
- a CDS encoding N-acetylmuramoyl-L-alanine amidase, which translates to MRKGHLLKAVIFILLLTANSAYSSPEQQNTKQQPPSIMNILNAEKDRAHREKINEIVNRIDNTYANLYANLDQGKKMVIFFDPAHGKLPNGMWQGGDATRRTSCTGLPEEYYSILLSRKMYELLSRNRHIEVKSTDDYMAVLRGTSDTYNDISFTRTVELAEKAGAFIIISEHLNNISVLYKADGRVNLPGIHVTRNGNGWKVLQYVRDTYDGFLTLYNRVDASGFSMNYALKLKKMHMAKGMQPNSWNFGAVGDTRFSYFIDFPMSVIYESGFISNPEEEKKLRDPEHINTIVQNQYDALIETIKDIFSVDISEYTVRKAGETSQERIELLKLARIAIYYIQSVESNKAVQAIKEMERKYSGTRYAEYTNFFSTMKMNLVNSTRYYHLAAKYKRQKKNKLARKHFWLARKYLLRAPIFAKMRERYRTEFDATKHAAESRPASAIEISPVKNYNFSSFIAKAPMKRTIIFPIERNQTIEKAVELALSPADPETLKKLVKSFKNAHNVSRVKAVEYIAKNKKKRKVVRWKEKAQKVRFSTGIYIVQLDGNCNVVSARYVNSVALNPNLYQNEQYLKNSFFAHDTREKSL; encoded by the coding sequence ATGAGAAAGGGACATCTTCTTAAGGCAGTGATATTCATACTATTATTAACGGCCAACTCCGCATATTCCTCACCGGAACAGCAAAACACGAAGCAACAGCCCCCATCGATCATGAACATATTAAACGCCGAAAAGGACAGGGCCCACAGGGAGAAGATCAACGAGATTGTGAACCGCATAGACAATACCTACGCGAACCTTTACGCGAACCTCGATCAGGGCAAAAAGATGGTCATCTTTTTCGATCCGGCCCACGGGAAGCTCCCCAACGGCATGTGGCAGGGCGGCGACGCCACCAGGCGCACCAGCTGCACGGGCCTGCCGGAGGAATACTACTCCATACTCCTTTCGAGAAAAATGTACGAGCTGCTTTCCAGGAACAGGCATATCGAAGTGAAGAGCACCGATGACTATATGGCCGTCCTCAGGGGAACCAGCGACACCTACAACGACATATCTTTCACCCGTACCGTCGAGCTCGCGGAAAAAGCGGGCGCCTTCATTATAATATCGGAGCACCTGAACAACATCTCGGTGCTCTACAAGGCCGACGGCAGGGTCAACCTGCCCGGCATCCACGTGACCAGGAACGGCAATGGTTGGAAAGTCCTCCAGTACGTGCGGGATACCTACGATGGTTTCCTGACCCTCTATAACAGGGTCGACGCTAGCGGTTTTTCCATGAATTACGCGCTGAAGCTAAAAAAGATGCACATGGCGAAGGGCATGCAGCCGAATAGCTGGAACTTCGGCGCCGTGGGCGACACCCGTTTCAGCTATTTCATCGATTTTCCCATGTCGGTCATTTACGAATCCGGCTTCATATCGAACCCCGAGGAAGAAAAGAAGCTGAGAGACCCGGAGCATATCAACACGATAGTCCAGAACCAGTACGATGCCCTCATTGAAACGATAAAAGATATTTTTTCCGTCGATATCTCCGAGTACACGGTCCGGAAGGCCGGCGAGACCTCTCAAGAGCGCATCGAGCTGCTCAAGCTGGCCCGAATCGCCATATATTATATCCAGTCCGTTGAATCCAACAAGGCCGTCCAGGCCATTAAAGAGATGGAAAGGAAATATTCCGGCACTAGATACGCGGAGTACACAAACTTCTTTTCAACCATGAAGATGAACCTTGTCAATTCCACGCGCTATTATCACCTCGCGGCCAAGTACAAGCGGCAGAAGAAGAACAAGCTCGCGCGAAAGCATTTCTGGCTCGCGCGGAAGTACCTGCTGCGCGCCCCCATCTTCGCGAAGATGCGTGAACGCTACCGCACCGAGTTCGACGCCACGAAGCACGCCGCGGAAAGCAGGCCGGCGTCAGCCATTGAGATATCACCGGTCAAGAATTACAATTTTTCGTCCTTCATAGCGAAGGCCCCCATGAAGCGGACCATCATCTTCCCCATCGAGCGAAACCAGACCATCGAGAAAGCGGTCGAACTGGCACTTTCCCCGGCTGACCCGGAGACTTTGAAAAAGCTGGTCAAATCCTTCAAAAACGCCCATAATGTAAGCAGGGTGAAAGCCGTCGAATATATTGCAAAAAACAAGAAAAAAAGGAAGGTCGTCCGCTGGAAAGAAAAGGCCCAAAAGGTCAGGTTCTCGACGGGTATCTATATCGTTCAGCTGGACGGCAACTGCAACGTTGTCAGCGCCCGGTATGTCAACAGCGTGGCGCTCAATCCGAACCTGTACCAGAACGAGCAGTACCTGAAAAACTCGTTTTTCGCCCATGACACGAGAGAGAAATCCCTGTAA
- a CDS encoding tetratricopeptide repeat protein → MKTNSVIFHILVACLAALPFPAFSQEENEEELLRKAAGYFFQKKFDMAESYLQQIIERNPDNAQACAYLGDIFLIKKRYDGALELYQKCVEINPKVAENYFRIGQIYYYKKDGKLAVENFKKAIETDPQLTYAYYHIGLSHLMILRDKNNTITNWETYIKVAPDDPQYDRIKRAIELLKDPNFTLPPPGSEMTIEEALMLGGMTIDRTVHKTTDKEAGHESKKTKRKLEDIYMDDDL, encoded by the coding sequence ATGAAAACTAACAGCGTGATCTTCCATATCCTTGTGGCCTGTCTCGCGGCGCTCCCCTTCCCCGCCTTCTCCCAGGAGGAGAACGAGGAAGAGCTGCTCCGCAAAGCGGCGGGCTATTTCTTCCAGAAAAAATTCGACATGGCCGAGTCGTACCTCCAGCAGATCATCGAGAGGAACCCGGACAATGCCCAGGCCTGCGCCTACCTGGGCGACATCTTCCTCATCAAGAAGCGCTACGACGGCGCCCTGGAGCTGTACCAGAAATGCGTGGAGATAAATCCGAAGGTTGCGGAAAACTATTTCCGGATCGGCCAGATATACTACTACAAGAAGGACGGGAAGCTGGCTGTCGAGAATTTCAAGAAGGCCATCGAGACCGACCCGCAGCTCACCTACGCCTACTATCATATCGGCCTCTCGCATCTGATGATCCTGCGCGACAAGAACAACACCATTACCAACTGGGAAACGTATATCAAGGTCGCGCCGGACGACCCGCAGTACGACCGGATCAAGAGGGCCATCGAGCTTTTAAAAGATCCAAATTTCACGTTGCCGCCTCCCGGGAGCGAGATGACCATCGAGGAAGCCCTCATGCTGGGCGGCATGACCATTGACAGGACGGTCCACAAGACCACGGACAAGGAAGCCGGCCACGAATCGAAAAAAACGAAGCGCAAGCTTGAAGACATTTACATGGATGACGACCTGTGA
- a CDS encoding dCMP deaminase family protein, which yields MTRPDWDEYFMKLAEDVSTRSTCIRRSVGAIIVKEKRILSTGYNGAPTDISHCTEETCLRTKFNVPSGERHELCRGLHAEQNAIIQAAYHGVSIKGASIYITHQPCSICTKMLINAGIRKIICKSPYKDPLAEEMIRESAMELIIIEGNGKK from the coding sequence ATGACCAGGCCGGACTGGGACGAATACTTCATGAAGCTGGCGGAGGACGTGTCGACGCGCTCCACCTGCATCAGGCGCAGCGTCGGCGCCATCATCGTCAAGGAGAAACGCATACTCTCCACGGGATACAACGGCGCCCCCACGGACATCTCCCACTGCACCGAGGAGACCTGTCTCAGGACAAAGTTCAACGTGCCTTCGGGGGAGCGTCACGAGCTGTGCCGCGGGCTCCACGCGGAGCAGAACGCGATCATCCAGGCGGCCTACCACGGCGTGTCCATTAAAGGCGCCTCCATCTATATAACGCACCAACCCTGCTCGATATGCACCAAGATGCTGATCAACGCAGGCATAAGAAAAATCATCTGCAAATCTCCCTACAAGGACCCCTTGGCGGAAGAAATGATCAGGGAATCGGCCATGGAATTGATCATTATAGAAGGGAACGGAAAAAAGTAG
- a CDS encoding MBL fold metallo-hydrolase — translation MTKMKLLSLLLILPLTAARCSGMDTYNTMIIGNMPIVKGGVTVTWLGTAGVHITDGRTGILIDPYVSRFGMARVFFGRPLEPKKELIRQWTEKLGKAEIQAIIVSHSHFDHSVDAPFFAREAGAPLVGTESTLNIGRGAGLREDELNLVSPGQAITIGHFTIRFIESAHGPVFGKVPYPGAIGRPLAQPARAKDYRLGGVFGVLISHPAGTILHHGSAGFIPGMYQGVRADIVLLGIAGRGDTEKYLEEVPLRVKAKTVIPVHIDNFFKPIGEGMSFLPASINFNEFCEAAGRYRSDFTVRTLPLARSVRILPVNGR, via the coding sequence ATGACAAAAATGAAATTATTATCATTACTGTTGATCCTACCTCTCACCGCCGCCCGCTGCTCGGGCATGGATACGTACAACACCATGATCATCGGCAATATGCCGATCGTGAAAGGAGGAGTTACCGTCACATGGCTCGGCACGGCCGGCGTCCACATCACTGACGGCCGCACGGGCATCCTCATCGACCCCTACGTGAGCAGGTTCGGCATGGCGAGGGTTTTTTTCGGCAGGCCCCTGGAGCCGAAGAAAGAACTTATCCGGCAATGGACGGAAAAATTGGGGAAGGCGGAAATCCAGGCCATCATTGTGAGCCATTCACATTTCGACCATTCGGTCGACGCCCCCTTTTTCGCGCGCGAGGCCGGGGCGCCCCTGGTAGGCACCGAGAGCACCCTCAACATCGGCCGAGGAGCGGGCCTCCGTGAAGATGAATTGAACCTGGTCAGTCCGGGCCAGGCGATAACTATCGGCCATTTCACCATCCGGTTTATTGAGAGCGCCCATGGGCCGGTGTTCGGCAAGGTGCCCTACCCCGGCGCCATAGGCAGGCCCCTGGCGCAGCCGGCCCGGGCGAAGGACTACCGGCTGGGGGGCGTCTTCGGCGTCCTCATATCCCACCCGGCCGGGACCATCCTGCACCACGGAAGCGCGGGCTTCATCCCCGGCATGTATCAAGGGGTCAGAGCCGACATCGTTCTGCTGGGAATTGCCGGCAGGGGCGACACGGAGAAATACCTGGAGGAAGTGCCGCTGCGGGTAAAGGCGAAGACGGTGATACCGGTGCATATCGACAACTTCTTTAAGCCCATCGGGGAGGGCATGTCGTTCCTGCCCGCCTCGATCAACTTCAACGAATTCTGCGAAGCAGCCGGGCGCTACAGATCAGATTTCACGGTCAGGACCCTGCCCCTGGCCAGGTCGGTGCGGATATTACCTGTTAACGGCCGATAG
- a CDS encoding TetR/AcrR family transcriptional regulator → MKLKTKKETRREQIIKAAEEVFSKKDFVSSTISDVAKQAGVSDATIYEYFASKEELLFSIPWENIENSKNILDDHLVYIKGAANKLRGLIYHLMSYYQENADFAAISLMILKTNRKFMETDTYTYLREYYRIILDIIQEGIDSGEFKKDIDPHFVRSVILGTVEFVVVRWLMNGCPDDRSKPVESVDSLFDLVTSGIRKENGTAAKKFLVTLEPAE, encoded by the coding sequence ATGAAGCTGAAGACAAAAAAGGAAACCCGGCGGGAGCAGATCATCAAGGCGGCGGAAGAGGTCTTCTCAAAAAAGGATTTCGTGAGCTCAACCATCTCCGATGTGGCCAAACAGGCCGGCGTGTCCGACGCGACGATCTATGAGTACTTCGCCTCCAAGGAGGAACTTCTCTTCTCGATCCCCTGGGAGAACATTGAGAACAGCAAGAATATCCTGGATGACCACCTCGTCTATATCAAGGGCGCGGCCAACAAGCTCAGGGGGCTCATCTATCACCTGATGTCGTACTATCAGGAGAATGCCGATTTTGCCGCCATATCGCTGATGATACTGAAGACCAACAGGAAGTTCATGGAAACGGACACCTATACATACCTCCGGGAATACTACCGGATCATCCTCGATATCATACAGGAGGGGATCGATTCCGGCGAGTTCAAGAAGGACATCGACCCTCATTTCGTGCGCTCGGTCATACTCGGCACCGTCGAGTTCGTCGTCGTGCGCTGGCTCATGAACGGGTGCCCCGACGACAGGTCCAAGCCGGTGGAAAGCGTGGACAGCCTCTTCGATCTGGTCACAAGCGGCATCAGGAAGGAAAACGGCACCGCGGCCAAGAAATTCCTGGTGACCCTTGAACCGGCCGAATGA
- a CDS encoding TIGR01212 family radical SAM protein (This family includes YhcC from E. coli K-12, an uncharacterized radical SAM protein.): MTRERNPCKAGQWFGKPYHSFSDYLWNKYNRRVLKIPINAGLTCPNRDGSVGSEGCVFCSPDGSATPGMTADMAIDDQIELAKKSFKRSDPDTRYIAYFQAFTNTYGPPALLKRIYDRAVTREGVMGLMIGTRPDCLPDEVLDLVASYRKPGFELWLEIGMQSSHDKSLEFLRRGHTNDATIDAVRRAAQREIPVCVHLILGIPGETWRDMMDTAAALRDMAVLGVKFHHLHVISGTALERSFRDGLIPMLTMKEYVSLLCDFIERLSPEVLIHRLSGDREENTLVAPRWGLHKGTVMKAVEDEFGRRGSFHGFLYDSGW; the protein is encoded by the coding sequence ATGACACGAGAGAGAAATCCCTGTAAGGCCGGGCAATGGTTCGGCAAGCCCTATCACTCATTCAGCGATTACCTCTGGAACAAGTATAACCGGCGCGTACTCAAGATACCGATCAACGCTGGCCTGACCTGCCCCAACCGGGACGGCTCGGTCGGTTCCGAGGGCTGCGTGTTCTGCTCGCCGGACGGCTCCGCGACCCCGGGCATGACCGCGGACATGGCCATCGACGATCAGATCGAGCTGGCGAAAAAAAGCTTCAAGCGCTCCGATCCGGACACTCGTTACATTGCCTACTTCCAGGCCTTCACCAACACCTACGGCCCCCCTGCCCTCTTGAAGCGGATCTATGACCGGGCCGTAACGCGGGAAGGCGTCATGGGCCTCATGATCGGGACGCGGCCCGACTGCCTCCCAGACGAGGTCCTTGACCTTGTCGCGTCATACCGGAAGCCCGGCTTCGAGCTGTGGCTTGAGATAGGGATGCAGAGCAGCCATGATAAAAGCCTTGAATTTCTGCGCCGCGGCCATACCAATGACGCAACGATCGACGCGGTGCGCAGGGCGGCCCAGAGGGAGATACCGGTATGCGTGCACCTCATCCTCGGCATCCCCGGCGAAACGTGGCGGGACATGATGGACACCGCCGCCGCGCTGCGGGACATGGCGGTGCTCGGCGTCAAGTTCCACCATCTCCACGTCATCAGCGGCACCGCACTGGAGCGATCCTTCAGGGACGGCCTCATACCGATGCTTACGATGAAGGAATATGTCTCCCTGCTCTGCGATTTCATCGAGCGGTTGTCGCCGGAGGTCCTCATCCACCGTCTCTCCGGTGACCGCGAGGAGAACACCCTTGTTGCGCCCCGGTGGGGCCTTCACAAGGGCACTGTCATGAAAGCCGTCGAGGACGAATTCGGCCGCCGGGGGTCCTTCCACGGTTTCCTATATGATTCGGGCTGGTGA
- a CDS encoding PilZ domain-containing protein, which produces MKHSFIKYEKLSSEIKQEISKYHNSVIADTSEAVFDESMAEWFENRFDEWLLNRYSSGDQQGRRKFFRLEVEIPIRIIDTLIESSRDDKHAMEFIGKIVNISRGGLYFKSDNPIEISSIIKVIIDFSGVDKDLNEVEALAMVIRCDKLPEDDYGIGIMFSSIYEANKERLDLFILKNLSYYIYSE; this is translated from the coding sequence ATGAAACATTCATTCATTAAATATGAAAAACTTTCCAGTGAGATCAAGCAGGAAATAAGCAAATATCACAACTCCGTTATTGCCGACACGAGCGAAGCCGTTTTTGACGAATCCATGGCGGAATGGTTCGAGAACAGGTTCGATGAATGGCTGTTAAATCGTTACAGCAGCGGTGACCAGCAGGGGAGGAGAAAGTTTTTCCGCCTTGAGGTTGAAATACCGATCCGCATTATCGATACCCTGATAGAGTCGTCCCGCGATGACAAGCATGCCATGGAGTTTATCGGGAAGATCGTCAATATCAGCCGCGGGGGATTATATTTCAAGTCCGATAACCCGATCGAGATTTCGTCGATTATTAAAGTGATTATCGATTTTTCCGGGGTCGACAAGGACCTGAACGAGGTCGAGGCCCTTGCCATGGTCATAAGGTGCGACAAGCTTCCGGAGGACGATTACGGGATAGGAATCATGTTCAGCAGCATATACGAGGCCAATAAAGAGCGCCTCGATCTCTTTATCCTGAAAAACCTCTCGTATTATATTTACTCCGAATAA
- a CDS encoding tyrosine-type recombinase/integrase: protein MTAEIEQFMQYLGSEKNSSAKTLEAYNRDLQRFYLFLCGDSGDGAREKYEVRAAVVDDDVPILSITAEDITAFIEYSYDLGMKRSSIERRIATIRSFFTFLYNKSYIEKNPAVKIGYPKKESRLPKFLHLNQIEDLLDFDLATFIDFRDRAVLEAFYSTGARVAELCAADVADIDFESKRLKVTGKGAEDRIVFITEGTAAMLKRYFAERIRKFGALGEPLFINNRGGRITVRGVYDIVVKRARAAGILERVSPHTLRHSFATELLDRGADIRAVQEMLGHKNLSTTQVYTHTTKERLRKVFEKFHPHSGGPKDGK from the coding sequence ATGACGGCCGAAATTGAACAATTCATGCAGTATCTCGGCAGCGAGAAGAACTCGTCCGCCAAGACCCTGGAGGCGTACAACAGGGACCTGCAGCGATTCTACCTGTTCCTCTGCGGCGATTCCGGCGATGGGGCGCGGGAGAAGTACGAGGTGCGCGCCGCCGTTGTCGATGATGACGTTCCCATCCTGTCGATAACCGCCGAAGATATAACGGCCTTTATCGAATATTCCTACGACCTCGGTATGAAGCGCTCCAGCATCGAGCGCAGGATAGCGACGATCAGGTCATTTTTTACGTTCCTTTATAATAAGAGCTATATCGAAAAGAATCCGGCTGTAAAGATCGGCTACCCCAAAAAGGAATCGCGCCTCCCCAAGTTCCTGCACCTTAACCAGATAGAGGATCTGCTCGATTTCGATCTCGCGACGTTCATCGATTTTCGGGACCGCGCCGTCCTGGAGGCCTTCTATTCAACCGGGGCCCGGGTGGCGGAGCTCTGCGCCGCCGATGTCGCGGACATCGATTTTGAATCGAAGAGGCTCAAGGTTACCGGCAAGGGGGCGGAGGACCGCATTGTCTTCATCACCGAGGGGACTGCGGCCATGCTGAAGAGGTATTTTGCCGAGCGAATACGCAAGTTCGGTGCCCTTGGAGAGCCCCTTTTCATCAACAATCGCGGGGGCAGGATCACCGTCAGGGGCGTTTACGACATCGTCGTGAAGCGGGCCAGGGCCGCGGGCATCCTGGAGCGGGTATCTCCCCATACGCTGCGGCACAGCTTTGCCACGGAGCTGCTGGACCGCGGGGCCGATATCCGGGCAGTCCAGGAAATGCTGGGCCACAAGAACCTCTCCACCACGCAGGTCTATACCCACACCACGAAGGAGCGCCTCAGGAAGGTCTTTGAGAAGTTCCATCCCCATTCGGGCGGGCCCAAGGACGGCAAGTGA
- the mnmA gene encoding tRNA 2-thiouridine(34) synthase MnmA, with the protein MNIAVAMSGGVDSSMAALLLKEAGHAVIGVTAELSAGIIARHYGSPAASNALDSARALADAHGFPLHVVDLEEDFQRLVVEPFCAEYLRGVTPNPCVRCNAAIKFGLLLQYARSIGCDAIATGHYAMVRNTDRGRYFIARGREIVKDQSYFLFRLSQESLRDIIFPLGGFTKEEVRQMAVERRLAVAERPESQEICFIPDNRYDEFIARAAGQSPPPGDIESTTGAVIGRHRGIHRYTIGQRRGLGIAAPRPLYVVRIDAARNVVVAGYREDLEAGSLFADEIHYMKETSLGGRQVLVKTRSTQVPVRAKLTEEAGGITVSFEEPQIGISPGQAAVFYNEEMEVLGGGTIVR; encoded by the coding sequence ATGAACATTGCCGTAGCCATGAGCGGCGGCGTCGATTCCTCGATGGCGGCGCTTCTCCTGAAAGAGGCCGGCCACGCGGTGATCGGCGTCACCGCGGAGCTCTCCGCCGGCATCATCGCGCGCCACTACGGGTCCCCGGCGGCGTCGAACGCCCTTGACTCGGCGCGGGCCCTGGCTGACGCCCATGGATTTCCCCTCCACGTGGTCGACCTCGAAGAGGATTTTCAGAGACTCGTGGTGGAGCCCTTCTGCGCCGAATACCTGCGGGGCGTAACGCCCAATCCCTGCGTCCGCTGCAACGCCGCAATCAAGTTCGGCCTCCTCCTCCAGTACGCCCGATCCATCGGCTGCGACGCCATAGCCACCGGTCATTACGCCATGGTGCGGAATACGGACCGGGGCCGCTATTTCATCGCCCGGGGCAGGGAAATCGTGAAGGATCAGTCATACTTTCTCTTCAGGCTTTCGCAGGAGAGCCTGCGGGACATCATCTTTCCCCTCGGCGGCTTCACCAAGGAGGAGGTACGTCAGATGGCAGTGGAGCGCCGCCTTGCCGTGGCGGAACGGCCCGAGAGCCAGGAGATATGCTTCATCCCGGACAACCGCTACGATGAGTTCATAGCCCGCGCCGCGGGACAGTCGCCGCCCCCCGGAGACATTGAGAGCACAACAGGCGCGGTAATCGGCAGGCACCGGGGAATCCACCGCTACACCATCGGCCAGCGACGCGGCCTCGGCATAGCTGCGCCGCGCCCCCTCTACGTCGTCAGGATCGACGCGGCCCGCAACGTCGTAGTCGCGGGATACCGGGAAGACCTCGAGGCCGGCTCCCTTTTCGCCGACGAGATACACTACATGAAGGAAACATCACTGGGAGGCAGGCAGGTCCTGGTGAAAACGCGCTCTACCCAGGTCCCGGTGCGGGCCAAGCTGACAGAGGAAGCGGGCGGCATCACCGTGAGCTTCGAGGAGCCGCAGATCGGCATATCGCCGGGCCAGGCTGCCGTATTTTACAACGAGGAGATGGAAGTCCTCGGCGGCGGAACCATCGTACGGTGA
- a CDS encoding tetratricopeptide repeat protein yields MHYYNDKRKYVIGGAILILLLITGILLVTLIPRKKAGDIEDKRLKQIEAYARVLEANPTDVNSMIQIGTLYKSIGDLDKAIDYYKKALKVDPANYDALNELGHAYALKHDYDRAIEVFELAKRNRPAYPSAYNRLGNVYDNQDKIKKALEEYKKARKVAPKDQESYRNMARQRQRKGDINGALKILKDGIKANPDDAEGYYNLGNLSFEIKKYDEALANYRKAVQKNPKKSKYHRGEAEALLKLGRTDEAVASFEKALAADPADALAAERLGDIHAVKADWQKAASYFKNALEYNSKDQNLRKKYENALKKLDREKTPSRKTAPREEAVSEKQAARKKVEIIEKESSSEVSRKEPEAEKPKKSETNWRAIGDQRRKEKEYDGAVEAYLKAVEADDRDDHSWYWLGRIYYSQKKYARAADAFEKAVAANPKHADAHYHLGLVYYIQKKYQLASNAFDRAIAAKPVFAKAFYSRGLSRLQLKNRAGAIIDFKTALEQDPTLDRAYFNLGDVYFESKDYKTALEYFKKDLDRRPNNPDTNFKVGEAYHEMKDYSSAIRYYERTIELDPDNYQSYFNLGLVYSIKGDYAKSIDMYEKSSHIKKNDFASYYEMGKSYDAMKNEAKALECYNKAIEANPKDPKAYINLGKIYSKNKQYDKAIELNKKAVEQNPDSFTAHHNLANAYRESKLYGQAIDEYKKALQLKPLDAKTHFFLGLAYRDAGSHAEAAHSFEKALALDGSLYDAHEELGIIYYRKIKNKEKALQHFEKLLSVKLGHPRAPEIRRIIDALKNN; encoded by the coding sequence ATGCACTATTACAATGACAAGAGAAAGTACGTTATCGGTGGGGCCATCCTGATCCTGCTCCTCATTACAGGGATCCTCCTGGTGACCCTGATCCCGCGGAAAAAGGCCGGCGATATCGAGGACAAGCGCCTCAAGCAGATCGAGGCCTATGCCAGGGTCCTGGAAGCCAATCCCACTGACGTGAACTCCATGATTCAGATCGGGACCCTTTACAAGTCCATTGGCGATCTCGACAAGGCCATCGATTACTATAAGAAGGCCCTGAAAGTCGACCCGGCCAATTACGACGCCCTGAACGAGCTCGGCCACGCCTACGCCCTCAAGCATGATTACGACCGCGCCATTGAAGTATTCGAACTGGCGAAACGGAACCGCCCCGCCTATCCTTCGGCCTACAACCGTCTTGGAAACGTATACGACAACCAGGATAAGATAAAAAAGGCCCTTGAAGAGTATAAAAAGGCGAGGAAGGTCGCGCCCAAGGACCAGGAGAGCTACCGGAACATGGCGCGGCAACGCCAGCGCAAGGGCGATATCAACGGCGCCCTGAAAATTCTCAAAGACGGCATAAAGGCGAACCCCGACGACGCCGAGGGATACTACAACCTGGGGAACCTCTCCTTCGAAATAAAAAAATATGACGAAGCCCTCGCAAATTACCGGAAGGCCGTCCAGAAGAACCCGAAAAAATCAAAATACCACCGGGGCGAGGCCGAAGCCCTGCTGAAGCTCGGCAGGACCGATGAGGCCGTCGCTTCTTTTGAAAAGGCCCTGGCGGCCGATCCCGCCGACGCCCTGGCGGCCGAGCGCCTCGGCGACATCCACGCCGTCAAGGCGGACTGGCAAAAAGCCGCCAGCTACTTTAAGAACGCCCTGGAATACAACAGCAAGGATCAGAACCTGAGAAAGAAATACGAGAATGCCCTGAAGAAGCTCGACAGGGAAAAGACGCCCTCCCGCAAGACCGCGCCCAGGGAGGAGGCCGTGTCCGAGAAACAGGCAGCCAGGAAAAAAGTAGAGATCATTGAAAAAGAATCATCCAGCGAGGTATCCAGGAAAGAGCCAGAAGCGGAAAAGCCGAAAAAATCCGAGACCAACTGGCGGGCCATCGGCGACCAGCGCCGCAAGGAAAAGGAATACGACGGCGCCGTCGAGGCCTACCTGAAGGCCGTGGAAGCGGACGACAGGGACGATCATTCCTGGTACTGGCTCGGCAGGATCTATTACAGCCAGAAAAAGTACGCCAGGGCGGCCGATGCCTTCGAAAAGGCCGTGGCGGCCAACCCGAAGCATGCAGACGCTCATTATCACTTGGGACTGGTGTACTACATCCAGAAAAAATACCAGCTGGCCTCCAACGCCTTTGACAGGGCCATCGCGGCCAAGCCCGTGTTCGCCAAGGCCTTTTATTCACGGGGACTGTCCCGCCTCCAGCTGAAGAACAGGGCCGGCGCCATCATCGATTTTAAAACGGCCCTGGAACAGGACCCCACCCTCGACAGGGCCTATTTCAACCTCGGCGACGTCTACTTCGAGAGCAAGGATTACAAGACGGCGCTGGAATACTTCAAAAAGGACCTGGACCGCAGGCCCAACAACCCCGACACGAACTTCAAGGTGGGAGAGGCCTATCATGAGATGAAAGACTATTCCAGCGCCATACGATACTATGAGCGGACCATCGAGCTCGATCCGGACAACTACCAGTCCTACTTCAACCTCGGACTTGTCTATTCCATCAAGGGAGATTACGCCAAATCGATCGATATGTACGAGAAGTCCTCCCATATAAAGAAAAACGATTTCGCATCGTATTATGAAATGGGAAAATCGTACGACGCCATGAAGAACGAGGCAAAGGCTCTGGAATGCTACAACAAGGCCATAGAGGCCAATCCCAAGGATCCCAAGGCCTATATCAACCTCGGGAAGATCTATTCCAAGAACAAGCAATATGACAAGGCCATCGAGCTAAACAAGAAAGCCGTCGAGCAGAACCCCGATTCTTTCACGGCTCACCACAATCTGGCCAACGCCTACCGGGAGTCGAAGCTGTACGGTCAGGCCATCGACGAATACAAGAAGGCGCTGCAGCTCAAGCCGCTGGACGCGAAGACCCATTTCTTTCTCGGCCTCGCCTACCGCGACGCCGGCAGCCACGCCGAAGCGGCCCATTCCTTCGAAAAGGCCCTGGCCCTCGACGGGTCCCTCTACGACGCCCATGAAGAGCTGGGCATTATCTATTACCGCAAGATAAAAAACAAAGAAAAGGCTTTACAGCATTTTGAAAAACTGCTTTCTGTCAAACTGGGGCATCCACGGGCCCCGGAGATCCGGAGGATCATCGATGCCCTCAAAAACAACTGA